Proteins encoded in a region of the Stieleria neptunia genome:
- a CDS encoding serine/threonine-protein kinase, with protein sequence MTEPPIDAADDAAQQPGIGNPHGSPTDSEAERGQRQKRKNGRGLAAKFFRCCQPKSRGEARKSSDREPQIPGDGSANGDRMQPAFRETSLGSPPENRPMSFTYAPGAQPLPPYTIRRGVGVGGFGEVYFAVSQAGKEVALKRIQRNLEIELRGVSQCLNLKHPNLVALYDICRDADGGSWVVMEYVAGANLREVLDRNPDGLPEPEARRWFAGIAAGVAHLHGAGLVHRDLKPGNVFDDLGIVKVGDYGLSKYISSSQRGGHTESVGTFHYMAPEIGRGKYGREIDVYALGIILYELLTGRVPFDGESCHEIIVKHLTALPDLSGVTSPYRETILAALDKDPAKRPATIAELVAPLGLSVSDAAAVPTLVSEVAGDAQPLQGQGRDHRQHAASDTMQPAENFAPLLGLEYSDSAAASPASADEPLLRAIRSSAHDLRAWWKSLEQSPRSRFWIGAFLAFVLFINTHWLLPALSILGAFYVPYYIIRQMVLHSSEQPSYAKAHRIASQAGPSNKARTRQEWRSEVRHLLRAKHNLVRMAELNTSWIASSLTVLTMAVAAGVIGLRSGDVSAVDVAPYFWMGLVVLVGAQGILGLGKLWERDDGEGLPRRLVLAGVGAGVGLFAYALNEFFLLSLVPGGSEMLGAELPQALYREDSTIRASGMMAHFALLFGGIRWWKSVDPLRRTRLSLWSVAVVCVAAWGVQQLIPVPQPMGLLVAGGLAMATQMSAPWINPRMFAANPWPRRKHPSPRLREANV encoded by the coding sequence ATGACCGAACCACCCATCGACGCGGCCGACGATGCCGCCCAGCAACCCGGCATCGGCAATCCCCACGGCTCTCCGACCGACAGCGAGGCGGAACGCGGACAGCGTCAGAAAAGAAAAAACGGTCGGGGACTTGCCGCCAAGTTCTTCCGCTGCTGCCAACCGAAGTCCAGGGGGGAAGCGCGGAAATCGAGCGACCGGGAACCGCAAATTCCGGGTGACGGTTCCGCGAATGGGGATAGAATGCAACCTGCGTTTCGCGAAACTTCGCTCGGATCGCCCCCCGAAAATCGACCGATGTCCTTCACCTATGCCCCCGGTGCTCAGCCGCTGCCGCCGTACACGATACGGCGTGGAGTCGGTGTGGGCGGGTTCGGCGAAGTTTATTTTGCGGTCAGCCAGGCGGGCAAAGAAGTCGCGCTCAAGCGGATTCAACGCAACCTGGAAATCGAGCTGCGGGGCGTCTCGCAGTGTCTGAACCTGAAGCATCCGAATCTGGTTGCCCTGTACGACATTTGCCGGGACGCCGACGGTGGGTCTTGGGTGGTGATGGAGTACGTGGCCGGGGCGAATCTGCGTGAGGTTCTGGACCGCAACCCGGATGGATTGCCCGAACCCGAGGCGCGGCGTTGGTTTGCCGGCATCGCCGCGGGCGTGGCCCACCTGCACGGCGCCGGTTTGGTCCACCGCGACCTGAAACCCGGCAACGTCTTCGATGATCTGGGCATCGTGAAGGTCGGTGACTATGGGTTGAGCAAATACATTTCGTCGTCGCAACGGGGCGGCCACACCGAAAGCGTGGGCACGTTTCATTACATGGCCCCGGAAATCGGCCGTGGCAAGTACGGTCGCGAGATCGATGTCTATGCATTGGGAATCATCCTTTACGAACTGCTGACCGGACGCGTGCCGTTTGACGGAGAGAGCTGTCACGAAATCATTGTCAAACACCTCACCGCGCTGCCCGATCTGTCCGGGGTGACATCGCCGTATCGGGAAACGATCCTGGCGGCATTGGACAAGGACCCGGCGAAACGACCGGCCACGATTGCCGAGCTCGTTGCCCCGCTGGGACTGTCGGTGTCCGACGCCGCTGCGGTCCCGACGCTGGTCAGCGAGGTCGCCGGGGACGCACAGCCGCTGCAGGGCCAGGGGCGTGATCACCGGCAACACGCTGCTTCGGACACCATGCAGCCGGCGGAAAACTTCGCCCCGCTGCTGGGACTGGAGTATTCCGATTCGGCGGCGGCGTCTCCGGCCTCGGCCGACGAACCGCTGCTACGAGCGATCCGCTCATCGGCCCACGATTTACGTGCCTGGTGGAAATCGCTGGAGCAATCGCCGCGGTCGCGATTTTGGATCGGCGCCTTCCTGGCGTTTGTGCTGTTCATCAACACGCATTGGTTGTTGCCCGCGCTTTCGATTCTGGGTGCGTTCTACGTGCCGTACTACATCATTCGACAAATGGTGCTGCATTCGAGTGAACAGCCCAGCTATGCCAAGGCGCATCGTATCGCGTCACAAGCCGGTCCGTCCAACAAGGCCCGGACCAGGCAAGAATGGCGAAGCGAGGTGCGTCATCTGTTGCGGGCCAAGCACAATTTGGTGCGGATGGCGGAGTTGAATACCTCGTGGATCGCGTCGTCGTTGACGGTGTTGACGATGGCGGTTGCCGCGGGCGTGATCGGGCTCCGCAGTGGCGATGTCAGCGCCGTCGACGTGGCACCGTACTTCTGGATGGGATTGGTCGTGCTGGTCGGCGCGCAGGGCATCCTGGGACTGGGAAAACTTTGGGAACGCGATGACGGCGAAGGGCTGCCCAGGCGGTTGGTGCTGGCCGGCGTCGGCGCCGGAGTCGGCCTGTTCGCCTATGCATTGAATGAATTTTTCCTGCTGTCGCTGGTTCCCGGCGGCAGCGAAATGCTGGGCGCCGAATTGCCGCAAGCACTGTATCGTGAGGATTCGACGATCCGGGCGTCGGGCATGATGGCTCACTTCGCCTTGTTGTTCGGCGGCATCCGTTGGTGGAAGTCGGTTGATCCGCTGCGGCGAACCCGATTGAGTCTGTGGAGCGTGGCGGTGGTGTGTGTCGCTGCCTGGGGAGTCCAGCAATTGATTCCTGTGCCGCAACCGATGGGATTGTTGGTCGCCGGCGGGCTGGCGATGGCGACACAAATGTCGGCCCCTTGGATCAACCCACGCATGTTCGCGGCCAACCCTTGGCCGAGACGCAAGCATCCGTCACCCCGCCTTCGGGAGGCAAACGTATGA